The following coding sequences are from one Methanosarcina sp. WWM596 window:
- a CDS encoding putative quinol monooxygenase, whose amino-acid sequence MTIRVVAKNQVKPDKIQEYMDLCKNLVEESLKEEGCIEYGLYQELENPGILTILEEWKDKNSLDEHLNSNHFKEIFPLLSEYLEKETEIDIYKKKL is encoded by the coding sequence TTGACGATAAGAGTTGTTGCAAAAAACCAGGTCAAACCTGATAAAATTCAAGAATATATGGATTTGTGTAAAAACCTTGTTGAAGAATCATTAAAAGAAGAAGGCTGCATAGAATATGGGTTGTATCAGGAATTAGAAAATCCAGGAATCCTGACGATATTAGAAGAATGGAAAGATAAAAACAGCCTGGACGAACACTTAAACTCCAATCATTTCAAAGAAATATTTCCTTTACTTTCAGAATATCTTGAAAAAGAAACTGAAATTGACATATACAAAAAAAAGCTGTGA
- a CDS encoding MATE family efflux transporter has protein sequence MDERSRMLAEEKIGKLLFKLSLPATIGMLVQAFYNLVDTVFVGRAYGTESIQAIGGIAVAFPIQMIGMAVSLAIGIGGASIISRRLGERDTKKADKIFANLIFLSIFSSLLITGAGLLYIVPLLKMFGATDTILPYALEYLGVILSGTVLFSLAMVTNAVARAEGNAKVAMKSMMMSGGLNIILDPLFIFGFGMGIKGAAVATVLAQAIGVLYIAHYFLSGNSTLNFHPTDLRPDSKIIKEVLEIGVSPFARNVSSSFMVIILNNLLAFYGGDIAIAVFGIINRLLMFTFMPMFGIIQGLQPIVGFNYGAKNFERVRETVKLAILTTTVMSIAGFLVLYMFPEQLFGIFSGDHQLIVEGKYAVRIVVLATPLVGFQVVGGALYQALGKTRPSLFLSMCRQVLFLIPLVLILPRYLELFGVWAAFPLADTLAFAVTLFMVIQEFKLLAEKGKNVIIDPVEGNLPALGNLPASGK, from the coding sequence ATGGACGAAAGAAGCCGGATGCTGGCAGAAGAAAAAATCGGAAAACTTCTTTTTAAATTGTCATTGCCCGCAACTATAGGAATGCTTGTACAGGCTTTCTACAATCTTGTGGACACGGTATTCGTAGGCAGGGCCTATGGAACCGAGAGCATCCAGGCAATCGGAGGAATTGCAGTTGCATTCCCTATCCAGATGATCGGAATGGCTGTAAGCCTTGCTATCGGCATCGGAGGAGCGTCCATCATATCTCGCCGCCTTGGGGAAAGAGATACGAAAAAAGCCGACAAAATTTTTGCAAACCTGATCTTCCTTTCCATTTTTTCGAGCTTACTGATAACAGGAGCAGGGCTTCTCTATATCGTACCCCTCCTAAAAATGTTCGGGGCAACTGACACTATTCTCCCTTATGCCCTTGAATACCTGGGAGTAATCCTTTCCGGCACTGTCCTGTTTTCACTTGCAATGGTAACAAATGCTGTTGCCCGTGCCGAAGGGAATGCAAAGGTTGCCATGAAATCCATGATGATGTCCGGGGGTCTCAATATAATACTTGACCCCCTCTTTATTTTTGGCTTTGGGATGGGAATTAAGGGAGCTGCTGTCGCAACTGTTCTGGCCCAGGCAATAGGAGTACTTTACATTGCCCACTACTTCCTGAGTGGGAATAGCACACTCAATTTCCACCCTACTGATCTTAGGCCGGACAGCAAAATCATAAAAGAAGTCCTGGAAATCGGGGTATCCCCCTTTGCGCGAAACGTATCAAGTAGCTTCATGGTAATAATCCTGAACAACCTCCTTGCCTTCTATGGAGGAGACATAGCAATTGCTGTTTTCGGGATAATTAACAGGCTCCTGATGTTTACCTTCATGCCCATGTTCGGAATTATCCAGGGTCTTCAGCCGATTGTAGGCTTCAATTACGGAGCAAAAAACTTTGAGCGTGTAAGGGAAACTGTAAAGCTTGCCATCCTCACCACCACAGTTATGTCCATTGCAGGTTTTCTGGTACTCTACATGTTTCCGGAGCAGCTTTTCGGGATATTCAGTGGAGACCACCAGCTGATAGTTGAAGGAAAATACGCCGTAAGAATTGTGGTGCTGGCAACCCCCCTTGTGGGTTTTCAGGTCGTTGGAGGGGCTCTTTACCAGGCGCTCGGCAAAACAAGACCCTCCCTATTTTTATCCATGTGCAGGCAGGTGCTTTTCCTGATCCCGCTGGTACTTATACTCCCTAGGTATCTGGAGCTCTTCGGGGTCTGGGCAGCCTTCCCTCTTGCAGATACCCTGGCTTTTGCAGTAACCCTATTCATGGTAATCCAGGAGTTCAAACTGCTTGCTGAAAAAGGAAAAAATGTGATAATTGACCCGGTTGAAGGGAATTTACCTGCTTTAGGGAATTTACCTGCTTCAGGAAAGTGA
- a CDS encoding ABC transporter permease, with product MQFLRSPGMNNSWFRNLTVGIAFFFTFLLFSSIGVLLFVLKPSEIISALLSEEMAYSMKLSMLTSSASTLSVMCCSIPTAYALSRYSFPGKSIVKAVLGLPMAFPELVMGLALLLLFGHGFLGPYLEMAGIKVIFSKLGIVVAQFFVAFPYAVRVIYSTFEDINPRYEQVSRSFGYGEFETFRHVTLPMARSGLFASSVITFARCIGAFGAVLVLAGGSYMHTEVLPVTLYLNISYGNLEMAITSGILLMGIAFLAILSFERFEGGKM from the coding sequence ATGCAATTCTTAAGATCCCCGGGAATGAACAACTCCTGGTTCAGGAACCTCACCGTAGGCATTGCCTTCTTCTTTACTTTTTTGCTTTTTTCATCCATAGGGGTTCTGCTCTTCGTCCTTAAACCCTCGGAAATCATCTCAGCTCTGCTTTCAGAAGAGATGGCCTATTCCATGAAACTTTCCATGCTTACCTCATCAGCTTCGACACTTTCTGTCATGTGCTGTTCAATCCCAACAGCTTATGCCCTTTCCCGTTATTCTTTTCCGGGAAAAAGTATTGTAAAGGCAGTACTCGGGCTTCCTATGGCGTTTCCTGAACTGGTCATGGGCCTTGCCCTCCTGCTTCTTTTCGGACACGGGTTTCTCGGACCTTACCTTGAGATGGCAGGAATAAAGGTGATATTTAGCAAGTTAGGAATAGTGGTCGCCCAATTTTTTGTCGCATTTCCTTATGCTGTAAGGGTTATCTACTCCACTTTTGAAGACATCAACCCGCGGTACGAACAGGTCTCAAGGAGTTTTGGGTATGGGGAATTCGAAACTTTCAGGCATGTGACCCTCCCGATGGCAAGGAGCGGGCTCTTTGCTTCGAGCGTTATTACCTTTGCCAGGTGCATTGGGGCTTTTGGAGCCGTCCTGGTGCTTGCAGGAGGCTCTTACATGCATACCGAAGTCCTGCCTGTGACCCTTTACCTGAACATCTCCTACGGGAACCTGGAAATGGCAATCACAAGCGGAATTTTGTTGATGGGAATTGCTTTTCTTGCAATCCTTAGTTTCGAGAGGTTCGAAGGAGGTAAGATGTGA
- a CDS encoding nitroreductase family protein, with translation METLEAIHTRRSIRKYTDRPVPGELVTKLLRAAMSAPSAVNAQPWVFIVIDDRKLLDEIPTYSPYASMCREAPLAILVCGDTTQEKAPGYWVQDCSAAIQNLLLAAHDFGLGAVWTGIFPMTDKVKGFRKAFGLPDHVFPLGLVPIGYPAQKPEPQDRYREEKVYHNRYGQKKE, from the coding sequence ATGGAAACTCTTGAAGCAATCCACACTCGCCGAAGTATTAGAAAATACACTGACAGGCCAGTTCCGGGAGAGCTGGTAACCAAACTATTGAGAGCAGCAATGAGTGCTCCATCCGCAGTTAATGCCCAGCCCTGGGTCTTTATTGTTATTGATGACCGGAAACTCCTGGATGAAATTCCCACATACAGCCCCTATGCAAGCATGTGCAGGGAAGCTCCTCTTGCAATCCTGGTCTGCGGGGATACGACTCAGGAAAAAGCCCCCGGGTACTGGGTTCAGGACTGTTCGGCAGCCATTCAAAACCTCCTGCTCGCAGCTCACGATTTTGGGCTTGGAGCGGTCTGGACAGGGATTTTTCCCATGACAGATAAGGTTAAAGGCTTCCGGAAAGCTTTTGGACTGCCTGATCACGTATTTCCTCTTGGACTTGTACCTATCGGCTATCCGGCTCAAAAACCAGAACCTCAGGACCGGTACAGGGAAGAGAAAGTTTACCACAACAGGTACGGTCAGAAGAAAGAATGA
- the modA gene encoding molybdate ABC transporter substrate-binding protein produces MKKVCAFIIIMILAIALAGSGCAEKGASTPVLENQGKEFEGRQITVCSGAGLIKPMTELIGNFENETGADVEVRYGGSAEIFGILTSKECDVFIPGDYYYTKQAMDRNYVFNDSVTNLTLHIPVIAVPDKNPANISGLEDLGKPGVKLALGDPNGPAIGRVSEAICEKAGILPEVENNTIVKTATVNQLLIYVVSEEVDATIIWEDMASWSEANGKLEIIQIPEEQNKVKTIPTAVSVYTEDTELAEAFNTYIAGEEAEKTWEKWGFEPCNS; encoded by the coding sequence ATGAAAAAAGTCTGCGCATTCATAATTATTATGATACTGGCAATAGCCCTGGCTGGTTCCGGGTGTGCTGAAAAAGGAGCATCTACACCTGTTTTGGAAAACCAGGGAAAAGAGTTTGAGGGAAGACAAATCACGGTTTGTTCCGGAGCCGGGCTGATAAAACCCATGACCGAGTTGATCGGGAATTTTGAAAACGAGACCGGGGCAGATGTTGAGGTGCGCTACGGAGGAAGTGCCGAAATATTCGGAATTCTGACCTCAAAAGAGTGTGATGTTTTTATTCCCGGAGATTACTACTACACCAAACAGGCTATGGACAGGAATTATGTTTTCAATGACAGTGTGACAAACCTGACCCTGCATATTCCGGTAATTGCAGTTCCTGATAAAAACCCGGCAAACATAAGCGGGCTTGAAGACCTTGGAAAACCCGGAGTAAAACTGGCTCTCGGAGACCCCAACGGACCTGCAATAGGCAGAGTCTCGGAAGCAATCTGTGAAAAGGCAGGCATACTTCCCGAAGTTGAGAATAACACAATTGTCAAAACTGCGACCGTAAATCAGCTTCTCATCTACGTTGTATCCGAAGAAGTGGATGCAACAATTATCTGGGAGGACATGGCAAGCTGGAGTGAAGCCAACGGAAAACTCGAAATTATCCAGATTCCCGAAGAACAGAATAAAGTAAAAACCATACCAACAGCAGTTTCCGTATATACCGAAGATACTGAACTGGCAGAGGCTTTCAACACTTACATTGCTGGAGAAGAGGCAGAAAAGACCTGGGAAAAATGGGGCTTTGAGCCATGCAATTCTTAA
- a CDS encoding NAD(P)H-dependent oxidoreductase has product MKILYIYAHPEPTSFNAALKDTALAALKEKGNEVRLSDLYAMSFNPVLNAGDFTERKKPDVFKPFLEAIHASKTGAFAPDIKEEMEKVKWADLLIFQFPIYFTSMPAIMKGWIDRVLAPGFGFNPITNSAYETGLLKGKAAMIATTTGASQEWYSDGGEHGDLNRHLESVTHCVFEYMGMKVLPSHIIYEVSSLSKEKGAEELKRYRNRIFEL; this is encoded by the coding sequence ATGAAAATTCTTTATATTTACGCACACCCTGAGCCAACATCCTTCAATGCCGCCCTGAAAGACACAGCTCTCGCTGCCCTGAAAGAAAAAGGCAACGAAGTAAGACTGTCAGACCTTTACGCAATGAGCTTCAATCCTGTGCTCAATGCAGGGGACTTCACAGAACGAAAAAAGCCGGATGTTTTCAAGCCATTCCTTGAAGCAATCCATGCCTCGAAAACCGGAGCTTTTGCACCTGACATAAAAGAGGAGATGGAAAAAGTAAAGTGGGCAGACCTCCTCATCTTTCAGTTCCCGATATACTTCACGTCCATGCCCGCGATAATGAAAGGCTGGATAGACAGGGTCCTGGCTCCGGGCTTTGGATTCAACCCTATCACAAACAGCGCCTACGAAACCGGGCTCCTGAAAGGAAAAGCTGCAATGATTGCCACCACTACAGGGGCTTCGCAGGAATGGTACTCCGATGGAGGGGAACACGGGGACCTTAACAGGCACCTTGAATCCGTCACTCACTGCGTTTTTGAGTATATGGGGATGAAGGTACTGCCATCCCATATTATCTACGAGGTGAGCAGCCTTTCAAAGGAAAAGGGGGCTGAAGAACTCAAGAGATATAGAAATAGAATATTTGAACTTTAA
- a CDS encoding flavodoxin family protein encodes MKVIGIVGSPRKNGNTNILVQQALEGAAEAGAETRNFFLNEMNYKGCQGCNYCKSHDKCKLEDDLMELFDELAAADGVVFGSPIYFGQFTGQMRIFLDRCYSLINADFSSRIPAGKKAVIVGTQGMPDPAAFKGVYAEFAGQISNFMGMEVKDTIVGVGYHAPGEVKDDSGLMEKAKTAGLNLLK; translated from the coding sequence ATGAAAGTTATAGGTATAGTTGGAAGTCCCCGAAAGAACGGAAACACGAATATCCTTGTCCAGCAGGCCCTTGAAGGCGCAGCAGAAGCTGGAGCTGAGACCCGGAACTTCTTCCTCAATGAGATGAACTACAAAGGCTGCCAGGGCTGCAACTACTGCAAGAGCCATGATAAGTGCAAGCTTGAAGACGACCTTATGGAATTATTCGATGAACTTGCAGCAGCTGATGGCGTTGTATTTGGCTCTCCAATTTACTTTGGCCAATTTACAGGCCAGATGAGGATTTTCCTTGACCGCTGCTATTCCCTCATAAACGCAGACTTTTCCTCTCGCATCCCTGCAGGGAAAAAGGCTGTGATAGTAGGAACTCAGGGAATGCCTGACCCAGCCGCTTTCAAAGGGGTCTATGCTGAGTTCGCAGGACAGATCTCAAACTTCATGGGCATGGAGGTAAAGGATACGATAGTAGGAGTAGGATACCACGCCCCCGGAGAGGTAAAAGACGATTCCGGACTTATGGAGAAAGCGAAAACCGCAGGTTTAAACCTGTTAAAGTAA
- a CDS encoding helix-turn-helix domain-containing protein: MVNEAQNNKHYHCPVEVTLDVIGGKWKPLILWQLRAEKLRFSGLKRSMQGISPKMLTKQLRELEGDGLVLREAYPEIPSRVEYSLTEFGKTVLPVLDALFEWGNGYLEREYILDKNEEVKTADGISH, from the coding sequence ATGGTAAACGAGGCACAAAATAATAAACACTATCATTGCCCTGTTGAAGTGACTCTGGACGTAATAGGTGGTAAATGGAAACCCTTAATCCTCTGGCAATTGCGAGCGGAGAAACTGCGATTTTCAGGGCTCAAGCGAAGCATGCAGGGGATTTCTCCCAAAATGCTCACAAAACAGCTTAGGGAACTCGAAGGAGATGGGCTTGTCCTCAGGGAGGCTTATCCTGAAATCCCGTCCCGGGTTGAATACTCTCTGACTGAATTTGGAAAAACCGTGCTTCCGGTTCTGGATGCTCTATTTGAATGGGGAAATGGGTACCTTGAAAGGGAGTACATTCTTGATAAAAATGAGGAAGTAAAAACCGCTGATGGGATTTCACATTAA
- a CDS encoding flavodoxin family protein, protein MKVVAFNGSPRKEGNTAFLIKHVLEELEKEGIETETVQVGGKSIHGCTACTKCFENKDRKCVIDKDIVNDCIEKMFEADGIILASPTYFADLTPELKALIDRAGFVAIANGEIFKRKVGAAVVAVRRAGAVHAFDSINHFFTISQMIIPGSNYWNIGIGLAEGDVEKDEEGIRTMQVLGQNMAWLLKKLNA, encoded by the coding sequence ATGAAAGTCGTCGCATTTAACGGAAGCCCACGGAAGGAAGGCAATACAGCCTTTCTCATAAAGCACGTCCTTGAAGAGCTTGAAAAAGAAGGGATCGAAACCGAGACAGTGCAGGTAGGGGGAAAAAGTATCCACGGCTGTACAGCCTGTACAAAATGCTTTGAAAACAAAGACCGAAAGTGTGTAATTGACAAAGACATCGTCAATGACTGCATTGAAAAAATGTTTGAAGCCGACGGCATAATCCTTGCCTCACCCACATATTTCGCAGACCTGACACCTGAACTCAAAGCCCTTATAGATAGGGCAGGGTTTGTTGCCATAGCCAATGGCGAAATTTTCAAGCGGAAAGTAGGAGCAGCTGTAGTGGCAGTCAGGAGAGCTGGAGCTGTCCATGCTTTCGATTCTATCAACCACTTCTTTACGATTTCCCAGATGATAATTCCAGGATCCAATTACTGGAACATAGGGATAGGACTTGCTGAAGGGGATGTCGAAAAAGACGAAGAGGGCATCCGGACCATGCAGGTTCTGGGACAGAATATGGCATGGCTTTTGAAAAAACTCAATGCGTAA
- a CDS encoding ATP-dependent DNA helicase, whose translation MMQKNGYMRYFTKKSCYPNQAEAMEKIHSALLQEKIVLFEGACGTGKTLSSLAPALHVGKKLNKVVIIVTNVHQQMVQFIHETRDINRDNSIKTIVFKGKTSMCPENLDYEECKLKGENTYDLLEFEREVSSKEKELKDASEKHKRTKDPALYALRNELEKEIEEARKKAQSLRNHSCPKLYEVLKFEGNEFSSWLFSDVRSPEDVMEYAEDRGMCGYELLKKELKNTELLICNFHHVLNADIFMTLLKWLEKDPEDIILIFDEAHNIEASARSHSSVMLSEISIEKALSEVGEIPEPDNSSAFGGGFGSGSGIPLDQDYASRLYAKRLFSCLLTSIRDTYDSKLKFGERNRLGKHWQDIQISDPYERLDVLKVRFLRDAKKEGFADEEQVLTRLREIGEFGGRLEEIYAENYKKGLLSVPKRSQIRYVADFLSSYLVLSDRQNYYPILNMRRDFKSDRVIGRLELFTCIPKNVTQPLLDSVYSAVLMSATLRPFEMTKSSLGITREIEEITYGTTFPQERRLTLAVSVPPLFAKNRDSPETLESLKEALLAAIAASSGNVVVYFQSYAEALRYTKLLGPELTIPIFLDEVGVSAQEIRQEFFKIGEQGGKALLITYLWGTLSEGVDFRDSRGRTVIIVGVGYPALNDRIKAVESAYDTVFNFGDGWEFAVQVPTIRKVRQAMGRIVRSPGDFGVRILLDARYQGSQMRKLGKFSVFGYFPPEESREFLDVAPRDVGNLVEEFFANIVPCSPEKKENDKKEPKSPASGRLEFGNLAEKL comes from the coding sequence ATGATGCAAAAGAACGGATACATGCGATATTTTACAAAAAAAAGCTGCTACCCAAACCAGGCAGAAGCCATGGAGAAGATTCATTCGGCTCTCCTGCAGGAAAAAATCGTGCTTTTTGAAGGGGCGTGCGGGACAGGCAAGACCCTGAGTTCCCTTGCTCCTGCTCTTCATGTGGGGAAGAAACTCAATAAGGTCGTAATCATAGTCACAAATGTCCACCAGCAAATGGTCCAGTTCATCCATGAGACCCGGGACATCAACAGGGACAACAGTATAAAAACAATTGTTTTCAAGGGCAAGACCTCCATGTGTCCCGAGAACCTCGACTATGAGGAGTGTAAGCTAAAAGGGGAAAACACCTATGACCTCCTTGAGTTTGAGAGGGAAGTCTCTTCAAAGGAAAAAGAACTCAAAGATGCCTCGGAAAAACACAAACGGACAAAAGACCCTGCCCTCTACGCCCTCAGGAACGAGCTTGAAAAAGAAATCGAGGAAGCCCGAAAAAAGGCGCAGTCCCTGAGAAACCACTCCTGCCCAAAGCTTTATGAGGTCCTCAAGTTCGAGGGAAATGAGTTTTCTTCCTGGCTCTTTTCGGATGTAAGAAGCCCTGAAGATGTTATGGAATATGCGGAAGACCGGGGCATGTGCGGGTATGAGTTGCTTAAAAAGGAGCTCAAAAACACAGAACTTCTGATCTGCAATTTCCATCATGTGCTCAATGCTGATATCTTCATGACTCTCCTTAAATGGCTTGAGAAGGACCCTGAAGACATCATTCTTATCTTTGACGAAGCTCACAACATCGAGGCTTCAGCCCGTTCCCATTCCTCCGTAATGCTTTCCGAAATATCCATTGAAAAAGCTCTTTCTGAGGTAGGGGAGATTCCTGAGCCTGACAATTCTTCTGCATTCGGGGGAGGTTTCGGATCAGGCTCCGGAATCCCTCTTGACCAGGACTATGCCTCCCGACTCTACGCAAAAAGGCTTTTTTCCTGTTTACTGACCTCTATAAGAGATACTTATGACTCTAAGTTGAAGTTCGGGGAGAGGAACAGGCTTGGAAAACACTGGCAGGACATTCAGATTAGTGATCCTTATGAGCGCCTCGATGTCCTGAAAGTTCGTTTTTTGCGGGATGCAAAGAAAGAAGGGTTTGCAGATGAAGAACAGGTACTTACCAGGCTGCGGGAAATTGGGGAATTTGGAGGCAGGCTGGAAGAAATTTATGCTGAAAACTACAAAAAAGGGCTTCTTTCTGTTCCCAAGCGTTCCCAGATCCGTTATGTTGCAGATTTTCTTTCTTCTTATCTTGTACTTTCGGATCGGCAGAACTATTACCCGATCCTGAACATGCGCAGAGACTTTAAAAGCGACAGGGTAATCGGCAGGCTTGAACTTTTCACCTGTATTCCCAAGAATGTGACCCAACCTTTGCTTGATTCCGTTTATTCGGCAGTGCTGATGTCGGCTACCCTTCGGCCTTTCGAGATGACCAAATCCTCACTGGGCATTACCCGGGAAATAGAAGAAATCACCTATGGGACTACTTTCCCACAGGAACGAAGGCTTACTCTTGCGGTTTCAGTCCCTCCTCTCTTTGCAAAAAACAGAGACAGCCCGGAAACTCTGGAAAGTTTGAAAGAAGCGCTTCTAGCTGCCATTGCTGCATCGTCCGGAAACGTGGTCGTTTATTTCCAGAGTTATGCGGAAGCCCTCCGCTATACAAAACTCCTTGGGCCCGAGCTTACGATCCCAATTTTCCTTGATGAAGTCGGGGTCTCAGCCCAGGAGATCAGGCAGGAGTTTTTCAAAATAGGTGAGCAGGGAGGAAAAGCTTTGCTCATTACCTATCTCTGGGGAACATTGAGTGAAGGTGTTGATTTCAGAGACTCCCGCGGCAGGACCGTGATCATTGTAGGCGTGGGGTACCCGGCTCTGAATGACAGGATAAAAGCTGTAGAGTCGGCATATGACACGGTTTTCAATTTTGGAGATGGCTGGGAGTTTGCAGTCCAGGTGCCAACAATCAGGAAGGTAAGGCAGGCAATGGGAAGAATTGTCCGTTCTCCTGGAGATTTCGGGGTAAGAATCCTCCTTGATGCTCGCTACCAGGGCTCCCAGATGCGCAAGCTGGGCAAATTTTCGGTTTTCGGATACTTCCCTCCCGAAGAGAGCAGAGAGTTTCTCGATGTAGCTCCAAGGGATGTGGGAAACTTGGTAGAAGAGTTTTTTGCAAATATAGTGCCCTGTTCCCCTGAAAAAAAGGAAAATGATAAAAAGGAGCCGAAATCTCCGGCTTCAGGTCGGCTGGAGTTCGGAAACCTTGCAGAAAAGCTCTGA
- a CDS encoding ATP-binding cassette domain-containing protein, translated as MSFLEIRDLCLDVGGFELSGIGLKAEKGDYLALIGPSGSGKSLILETVIGFYGPEKGRIILEGKDITDLPPDMRHISIVYQDHMLFPHMNVFENIAYALRKKVRDKKQIEAEVKKVAEVLGISELLHRKPTTLSGGEKQRAALARSLVARPKLLLLDEPFSALDTRTREKLREMLKKAIADYSTTVLHVTHDFEDVWALANRVVVIRKGEVMQAGDPESVFKRPSPDFVAEFLGTNVLKGKVKALKGKLAVVEAEGLEIYSADPAEPGEEVTVSIRPEEIILARETVESSARNILKGRVSGIFKKEHLVVVEMKMGNAGIKAVITPTSCEILGLEPGREIYSVFKASNAKIIR; from the coding sequence GTGAGTTTCCTTGAGATCAGAGACCTCTGCCTTGACGTTGGGGGTTTCGAACTCAGCGGAATAGGACTCAAAGCCGAAAAAGGGGACTATCTGGCGCTAATAGGCCCCTCCGGCAGCGGAAAGTCCCTGATCCTTGAAACCGTAATAGGCTTTTACGGACCCGAAAAAGGTCGGATTATCCTGGAAGGAAAAGATATTACTGACCTTCCTCCCGACATGAGGCATATCAGCATAGTGTACCAGGACCACATGCTTTTTCCCCACATGAACGTTTTCGAAAACATAGCATATGCCCTCAGGAAAAAGGTACGGGACAAAAAGCAGATAGAAGCCGAAGTAAAGAAGGTTGCTGAAGTCCTCGGGATAAGCGAACTCCTGCACAGAAAACCAACTACCCTTAGCGGAGGAGAAAAGCAAAGGGCAGCCCTTGCAAGAAGCCTTGTTGCCAGACCAAAGCTGCTCCTTCTTGACGAACCCTTCAGCGCCCTTGATACAAGAACACGGGAAAAGTTAAGGGAGATGCTGAAAAAGGCAATTGCGGACTACAGCACCACTGTCCTGCATGTGACCCATGATTTTGAAGACGTCTGGGCCCTGGCAAACCGGGTGGTTGTCATAAGAAAAGGGGAAGTTATGCAGGCAGGAGACCCAGAATCTGTCTTCAAGCGGCCTTCTCCGGATTTCGTGGCCGAGTTTCTGGGCACCAATGTGCTGAAAGGAAAAGTAAAGGCTCTTAAAGGAAAACTCGCAGTAGTTGAAGCCGAGGGTCTGGAAATCTATTCTGCAGACCCCGCAGAGCCCGGAGAAGAGGTCACTGTCTCCATCCGCCCGGAAGAGATCATTCTTGCCAGAGAGACTGTGGAAAGTTCGGCCCGGAACATTTTGAAAGGAAGAGTTTCGGGAATTTTCAAAAAAGAACACCTTGTCGTGGTCGAAATGAAGATGGGAAATGCTGGAATTAAAGCCGTGATTACGCCGACTTCATGTGAAATACTCGGGCTCGAACCGGGCAGGGAAATCTATTCCGTGTTTAAAGCTTCAAATGCCAAGATAATAAGGTAA
- a CDS encoding epoxyqueuosine reductase — MDIPMVGVASIERWNNPPFLPWVPEEFYPHSIYPEAKSVIVIGLPIPLPVLETSPSIYYRELYNTVNTLLDQYTYRLANFLTNKGYPSVFVPRDGYGNIQVLLENPIAFFSHRHAAFLAGLGTFGVNNTILTPDYGPRVRFGSILSTAELPPDPMLKTQLCTRCMRCVKMCPANALNKEDYPSGLTDRKACSSYSAELNKRYISPCGICIKVCPVGNDRVRYKREDNAIYVDRDLFASHHKAWEHVRSYGGKNP; from the coding sequence ATGGATATACCCATGGTAGGGGTTGCCAGTATTGAAAGATGGAATAACCCTCCTTTTTTGCCGTGGGTGCCTGAAGAATTCTATCCCCATTCCATATATCCAGAAGCAAAATCAGTGATAGTTATTGGATTGCCGATCCCTCTGCCGGTGCTGGAGACATCCCCCTCGATATATTACCGCGAACTGTACAATACTGTAAATACCTTGCTGGATCAATATACGTATCGGCTTGCCAATTTCCTGACCAATAAAGGATATCCATCTGTTTTTGTACCGAGAGACGGGTACGGAAACATTCAGGTACTCCTGGAAAATCCCATTGCATTCTTTTCTCACAGGCATGCTGCTTTTCTCGCGGGTCTGGGGACCTTTGGAGTAAATAATACGATCCTTACACCGGATTATGGCCCCAGAGTCCGTTTCGGTTCAATTCTGTCCACGGCTGAACTTCCTCCAGATCCAATGCTGAAGACTCAGCTTTGCACCCGATGTATGCGTTGTGTAAAAATGTGCCCGGCAAATGCTCTGAATAAGGAAGATTACCCCAGCGGACTGACAGACAGGAAAGCCTGTTCCTCATATAGTGCTGAATTAAACAAGCGTTACATCTCACCGTGTGGAATATGTATTAAGGTCTGCCCTGTAGGAAACGACAGAGTGCGATATAAAAGGGAGGACAATGCAATATATGTGGATAGAGATCTTTTTGCCAGCCATCATAAAGCCTGGGAGCATGTCAGGTCTTATGGCGGAAAAAATCCGTAA